From Gimesia panareensis, the proteins below share one genomic window:
- a CDS encoding ABC transporter ATP-binding protein encodes MQHEAKPISTRSGLILLMLAVVIPAVLWLQVRLPLLMATLIVPLILMTVWRETGFCLGLLLFWGTLIVWGRMSVQPGQVDNILPGLTMGLGWVPYLVFYGPVFLLLKSNTRYRAKWESPTESDL; translated from the coding sequence GACGCGGAGCGGACTGATACTGCTGATGCTGGCGGTTGTCATTCCAGCAGTGCTCTGGCTGCAGGTGCGGCTGCCGTTGTTGATGGCAACGCTCATCGTGCCCCTGATTCTGATGACCGTCTGGCGGGAGACCGGTTTTTGCCTGGGGCTGCTCCTGTTCTGGGGAACATTGATTGTATGGGGACGCATGAGTGTGCAGCCGGGACAGGTCGATAACATACTGCCGGGGCTGACAATGGGCCTGGGCTGGGTGCCTTATCTGGTGTTCTACGGACCGGTTTTTCTGCTCCTGAAATCAAACACACGGTACCGGGCGAAGTGGGAAAGTCCCACTGAGTCTGACCTCTGA
- a CDS encoding HEAT repeat domain-containing protein, with translation MATRYILALVMALAVMMGLQMSGAFRIAGIIYREWSLKHVERGDVEALKWSREYLDSDEIQIRAAAASSVGRIGQADQETLADLIDKLNTDVPQVASSAAWSLGHVELIETEGDRTAYQADVVAALVRALSHQDSEVRRYAAYALSNYGMRGIDASPAIPALVANLKDQRMGYMAARALGDMGARESAADIAALLEGAPWHFQQEAAVALSKLQPLSPEIQTQLESLMKENKEVREAVEYSLQINQHVSR, from the coding sequence ATGGCTACTCGTTATATTCTCGCATTGGTGATGGCGCTCGCTGTGATGATGGGGCTGCAGATGTCAGGTGCCTTTCGTATTGCAGGGATTATTTATCGCGAGTGGTCTCTGAAACACGTTGAGCGCGGTGATGTGGAGGCACTCAAATGGAGTCGGGAGTATCTCGATTCCGATGAGATACAAATCCGCGCCGCGGCGGCATCGAGTGTCGGAAGGATTGGTCAGGCAGATCAGGAGACACTGGCCGACTTGATCGACAAACTCAATACGGACGTTCCCCAGGTGGCCAGCTCGGCTGCCTGGTCACTCGGACATGTCGAACTCATAGAAACTGAGGGCGATCGTACCGCGTACCAGGCGGACGTCGTGGCGGCGCTGGTGCGTGCACTTTCACATCAGGATAGTGAAGTTCGGCGGTATGCAGCTTACGCACTTTCCAATTATGGTATGCGGGGAATTGACGCCAGCCCGGCAATACCGGCCCTGGTGGCGAATCTGAAAGATCAAAGGATGGGATATATGGCAGCACGGGCGCTGGGTGACATGGGGGCCAGAGAGTCAGCCGCTGACATCGCTGCTTTGCTGGAGGGGGCTCCCTGGCATTTTCAACAGGAAGCCGCTGTCGCACTTTCAAAACTGCAGCCATTATCTCCCGAGATTCAGACACAGTTGGAGTCATTGATGAAGGAAAATAAGGAAGTACGAGAGGCGGTGGAGTATTCACTCCAGATTAACCAGCATGTCAGCCGGTAG
- a CDS encoding phytanoyl-CoA dioxygenase family protein, giving the protein MASPSQSLSQERLTAEELEKFEQDGYLIFRNLCPESLRQEMLAATKEGLAQVQEPVEYEADVEYPGSPASRQVIGGETVRRLKQAHSRGMSFTELVNHPAIVNKLAPLLGDDYVMPLAHHNCIMTKQPQFSSDTLWHQDIRFWSFERKELISVWVALGDENLENGCLKVIPGTHRMEFTPDRLDERIFLRPDLPENEALIETGVAAELHPGDVLFFHCRTFHAATRNFTDQPKFSAVFTFRPADNPPVPGSRSAALPEMIIHTPR; this is encoded by the coding sequence ATGGCATCACCATCACAGTCCCTGTCCCAGGAGCGGCTGACTGCGGAAGAACTGGAAAAATTCGAGCAGGACGGCTATCTGATTTTTCGAAATCTCTGTCCCGAATCGCTGCGGCAGGAGATGCTGGCGGCGACGAAAGAGGGGCTGGCGCAGGTGCAGGAGCCAGTCGAGTATGAGGCCGATGTCGAGTATCCCGGTTCGCCCGCGTCGCGGCAGGTGATTGGCGGGGAGACCGTGCGACGGCTGAAACAGGCCCACAGCCGGGGGATGAGCTTTACCGAACTGGTGAACCACCCGGCGATTGTGAACAAGCTGGCCCCACTGCTGGGAGACGACTATGTGATGCCGCTGGCACACCATAACTGCATCATGACCAAGCAGCCCCAGTTCAGCAGCGATACGCTGTGGCACCAGGATATCCGTTTCTGGTCGTTCGAGCGAAAAGAGCTGATCAGCGTCTGGGTGGCACTGGGCGACGAGAACCTGGAGAACGGTTGCCTGAAAGTGATTCCGGGTACGCATCGGATGGAGTTCACACCCGACCGGCTGGACGAGCGGATCTTTCTCCGTCCGGATCTGCCGGAGAATGAGGCATTGATCGAGACCGGTGTGGCGGCAGAGCTGCATCCCGGAGATGTGCTGTTTTTCCACTGCCGGACGTTCCATGCGGCGACGCGGAACTTTACGGATCAGCCCAAGTTCTCAGCCGTGTTTACGTTTCGTCCGGCCGATAATCCGCCGGTTCCGGGATCACGGTCGGCAGCGCTGCCGGAGATGATTATTCATACGCCGCGTTGA
- a CDS encoding transposase, whose protein sequence is MPHQDTEHLRINIQSMKAIFDRLIPCETSSLVRHGNASLDPGWLAAVAILCMGWTAKGTLGERVKTAYTVAGELFQVSTTVTRQGLMKALANYGQPLVDLVIQHLSSKLGQWKGYRTTAGKVTLAVDATKFSAPRSAANQREFAPGIHHRRSAKYRKKADESKALTVQLLTTVLWHLGSGLPFRWCIQGAAGSERIAAREMLESLPENVRLVGDAQYTGAPLWSAIMESGHSFLFRVGSNVTLLKSLGQLKIRDGFVYYWPDSMQRRDQSPLVLRLFQIHNGRNKIYLVSNELEMTDACACKLYRQRWGIEVFFRSVKQSCERSKLCCQTPVNVITELNWTLIGIWVALFVGKDMLHKQGTNLKKLSPIKVIRVFSQAVTIIACHAQQWAPLTDLLSQSVLAEEKRPNNRKASRGHPCKKRKRQCGKPTIIQATTDQKKLAKIYLE, encoded by the coding sequence ATGCCGCATCAAGATACCGAGCATCTTCGCATAAATATTCAGTCAATGAAAGCGATTTTTGACAGGCTGATTCCCTGCGAAACGTCTTCCCTGGTACGTCACGGCAATGCCTCTCTGGATCCGGGCTGGTTGGCTGCGGTTGCCATTCTCTGCATGGGCTGGACTGCCAAAGGAACACTTGGCGAAAGGGTAAAAACGGCCTACACGGTTGCCGGTGAGCTCTTTCAGGTTTCGACGACAGTGACACGACAAGGGCTGATGAAAGCTCTGGCGAACTACGGACAGCCATTGGTGGATCTGGTGATTCAACATCTTTCCTCAAAACTGGGACAATGGAAGGGCTATCGAACCACAGCAGGCAAAGTCACTCTGGCCGTGGATGCCACCAAGTTCTCTGCGCCTCGCTCAGCAGCCAATCAGCGTGAATTTGCACCAGGGATCCATCATAGAAGGTCGGCGAAATACCGCAAAAAAGCCGATGAATCCAAGGCGTTAACCGTTCAACTGTTAACGACCGTGCTCTGGCATCTGGGCAGTGGGTTACCGTTTCGCTGGTGTATTCAGGGGGCAGCTGGCAGTGAGCGAATTGCGGCCCGGGAAATGCTGGAATCCCTTCCAGAAAATGTCCGACTGGTTGGGGATGCGCAATATACAGGTGCTCCGCTGTGGTCAGCCATCATGGAGTCAGGGCATTCTTTCCTGTTTCGTGTTGGTTCGAACGTAACCCTGTTAAAATCACTTGGTCAGTTGAAAATTCGTGATGGCTTCGTCTATTACTGGCCCGACTCTATGCAGCGTCGAGACCAAAGCCCGCTGGTCCTGCGTCTGTTCCAGATCCATAATGGCAGGAACAAGATCTACCTGGTGAGCAACGAATTAGAAATGACCGATGCATGTGCCTGTAAATTATATCGTCAAAGATGGGGGATTGAGGTTTTCTTCCGCTCAGTAAAACAATCCTGTGAACGCAGCAAGCTATGTTGCCAGACGCCTGTAAATGTCATCACAGAATTAAACTGGACTCTGATCGGAATCTGGGTTGCGTTATTTGTCGGAAAAGACATGTTGCATAAGCAGGGAACGAATCTCAAAAAACTCAGTCCGATCAAAGTGATTCGTGTGTTTTCTCAGGCTGTCACGATAATTGCCTGCCATGCTCAGCAATGGGCGCCATTAACCGACCTGCTTTCGCAATCCGTGCTCGCCGAAGAAAAACGGCCGAATAACAGAAAAGCAAGCCGGGGACATCCGTGTAAGAAAAGGAAACGGCAATGCGGAAAACCAACTATCATTCAGGCAACAACGGATCAAAAAAAACTGGCGAAAATCTATCTTGAATAA